In the genome of Myxococcus stipitatus, one region contains:
- the miaB gene encoding tRNA (N6-isopentenyl adenosine(37)-C2)-methylthiotransferase MiaB, with product MKRYFIHTFGCQMNVNDSLRMSEVLAKMSYEPTPVPENADLIILNTCSIREKAEDKMLSALGRYKPVKASRGALIGVGGCVAQQEKDKLIKKVPYLDFVFGPDNIARLPDIIGRVEAERERVVETAFVDSEEYVFPRADPETSRGKVTEFVTVMKGCDNVCSFCIVPHTRGREVSRAFPDVLQEVDALAKVGVREVTLIGQNVNSYQGGISFAQLLLRTAEVPGIERVRFTTSHPHDLSDELIEAFRTQPKIAPHFHLPVQCGSDRILKMMRRDYTVVQYMERLQKLREARPGIAVTTDIIVGFPGETEEDFEMTMKLTEQVRYDNQFSFIYSPRPKTGAALREKDWGPIPHEVKIARLERLQKLQRRISTETTAALVGAEVEVLVEGYSRYDAAKRFGRTPENRTVNFDGDAPTGSVVTVKVERSTPNQLAGKQVAVLRLPTVEPLPVAPPVSPFHVLAEA from the coding sequence ATGAAGCGCTACTTCATCCACACCTTCGGCTGCCAGATGAACGTCAACGACTCGCTCCGGATGAGCGAGGTGCTGGCGAAGATGTCCTACGAGCCGACTCCGGTGCCGGAGAACGCCGACCTCATCATCCTCAACACCTGCTCCATCCGTGAGAAGGCCGAGGACAAGATGCTGTCCGCCCTGGGCCGCTACAAGCCCGTGAAGGCCAGTCGCGGCGCGCTCATCGGCGTGGGCGGCTGCGTGGCGCAGCAGGAGAAGGACAAGCTCATCAAGAAGGTCCCCTACCTGGACTTCGTCTTCGGCCCCGACAACATCGCGCGCCTGCCGGACATCATCGGCCGCGTGGAGGCGGAGCGGGAGCGGGTGGTGGAGACGGCCTTCGTGGACTCGGAGGAGTACGTCTTCCCCCGCGCCGACCCGGAGACGTCCCGCGGCAAGGTCACCGAGTTCGTCACGGTGATGAAGGGCTGCGACAACGTCTGCTCGTTCTGCATCGTGCCCCACACGCGTGGCCGCGAGGTGAGCCGCGCGTTCCCGGACGTGCTCCAGGAGGTCGACGCGCTGGCCAAGGTGGGCGTGCGCGAGGTGACGCTCATCGGGCAGAACGTGAACTCGTACCAGGGCGGCATCTCCTTCGCCCAGCTCCTCCTGCGCACCGCGGAGGTGCCGGGCATCGAGCGCGTGCGCTTCACGACCAGCCACCCGCATGACCTGTCGGACGAGCTCATCGAGGCGTTCCGCACGCAGCCCAAGATTGCGCCGCACTTCCACCTGCCCGTGCAGTGCGGGAGCGACCGCATCCTGAAGATGATGCGCCGCGACTACACCGTGGTGCAGTACATGGAGCGGCTCCAGAAGCTGCGCGAGGCGCGGCCGGGCATCGCCGTCACCACCGACATCATCGTGGGCTTCCCCGGGGAGACCGAGGAGGACTTCGAGATGACGATGAAGCTCACCGAGCAGGTGCGCTACGACAACCAGTTCTCCTTCATCTACAGCCCTCGCCCCAAGACGGGCGCGGCCCTGCGGGAGAAGGACTGGGGCCCCATCCCCCACGAGGTGAAGATCGCCCGCTTGGAGCGCCTGCAGAAGCTGCAGCGCCGCATCAGCACGGAGACCACCGCGGCCCTCGTCGGCGCGGAGGTGGAGGTGCTGGTGGAAGGGTACTCGCGCTACGACGCGGCGAAGCGCTTCGGGCGCACGCCGGAGAACCGCACCGTCAACTTCGACGGCGACGCGCCCACGGGCTCCGTGGTCACGGTGAAGGTGGAGCGCTCCACCCCGAACCAGCTCGCCGGCAAGCAGGTGGCGGTGCTGCGGCTGCCCACCGTGGAGCCGCTGCCGGTGGCGCCGCCCGTCTCGCCGTTCCACGTCCTCGCGGAGGCCTGA
- a CDS encoding gamma carbonic anhydrase family protein produces the protein MALRAFRGVSPRVHPSCFVDDSAQVVGDVELGEDSSIWLNTVMRGDVNPIRVGKRTNIQDLSLVHVTGGRSHTVIGDDVTVGHHVVLHGCLVGNRVLVGMGSILLDDVEVGDDCLIGAGTLLTPGTKIPPGSLVLGSPGKVKRPLTEDERAFLLMSAQHYVQLASEYRASR, from the coding sequence ATGGCGCTGAGAGCGTTCCGCGGGGTCTCCCCCCGCGTCCACCCGAGCTGCTTCGTGGATGACTCCGCCCAGGTCGTGGGCGACGTGGAGCTGGGCGAGGACTCGTCCATCTGGCTCAACACGGTGATGCGCGGGGACGTGAATCCCATCCGCGTGGGCAAGCGCACCAACATCCAGGACCTCTCGCTGGTCCACGTCACGGGCGGGCGCTCCCACACCGTCATCGGCGACGACGTCACGGTGGGGCACCACGTGGTGCTACACGGGTGTCTCGTCGGCAACCGCGTGCTGGTGGGCATGGGCTCCATCCTCCTGGACGACGTGGAGGTGGGGGATGACTGCCTCATCGGCGCCGGGACGCTGCTGACGCCGGGGACGAAGATTCCTCCGGGCTCGCTGGTGCTGGGCTCGCCCGGCAAGGTGAAGCGTCCCCTCACCGAGGACGAGCGGGCCTTCCTGCTGATGTCCGCGCAGCACTACGTCCAGCTTGCTTCCGAGTACCGCGCCAGCCGCTGA
- a CDS encoding cyclic nucleotide-binding domain-containing protein, with amino-acid sequence MALVPATTLKACPLFKGFTDTGIQIFAGVAVPRAFPKGTALFTEGKTGESLIIVGEGTVRLSARSPSGEDVSLGEVGSGEPLGELALVQKGERLCTATAVTDVSALEIRAADFQKLLATKPQACVKLLMGIVGYFGQKARDNRDMIRTLIGKAPAA; translated from the coding sequence ATGGCTCTCGTGCCTGCGACCACCCTCAAGGCGTGCCCGCTCTTCAAGGGCTTCACCGACACCGGCATCCAGATTTTCGCGGGGGTCGCCGTGCCTCGCGCCTTCCCCAAGGGCACCGCGCTGTTCACCGAGGGCAAGACGGGTGAGTCGCTCATCATCGTCGGCGAAGGCACCGTGCGGCTGAGCGCGCGCAGCCCGTCGGGCGAGGACGTGTCCCTGGGCGAAGTGGGCTCCGGCGAGCCGCTGGGGGAGCTGGCCCTGGTGCAGAAGGGCGAGCGGCTGTGCACGGCGACGGCCGTCACGGACGTGTCCGCGCTGGAGATTCGCGCGGCGGACTTCCAGAAGCTCCTCGCGACCAAGCCCCAGGCATGCGTGAAGCTGCTGATGGGAATCGTGGGCTACTTCGGCCAGAAGGCCCGCGACAACCGGGACATGATTCGGACCCTCATCGGAAAGGCTCCGGCCGCCTGA
- a CDS encoding DedA family protein, translating into MQELLTTLIGDAHGFIAYATIFGILVACGLGVPLPEDISLILGGFLAHKGAANLPMMMAVGFGGILVGDSLIFFAGRRLGANLGRNGEGKGGGGFFARIVTPEKRARVEGLFERHGQKIVCIARFMPGVRAVTYFTAGSVGMSYWRFIFWDGLAALLSAPVFVWLGFHFGSELDMLIDKFKEGQYAVMGVLLVAVVGYFLWRRRRNAATKQASTESSSVSSPSLPANDSASPSGGARNTVKGGSESLFTVAATPPEKAPVTDPSRELMKH; encoded by the coding sequence GTGCAAGAACTTCTCACCACCCTGATTGGCGATGCACACGGCTTCATCGCCTACGCGACCATCTTCGGCATCCTCGTGGCCTGCGGCCTGGGCGTTCCGCTTCCGGAGGACATCTCGCTCATCCTGGGCGGCTTCCTGGCGCACAAGGGCGCGGCGAACCTGCCCATGATGATGGCGGTGGGGTTTGGCGGCATCCTCGTCGGCGACAGCCTCATCTTCTTCGCGGGCCGGCGCCTGGGCGCCAACCTGGGCCGCAATGGTGAAGGGAAGGGCGGCGGAGGCTTCTTCGCTCGCATCGTCACGCCGGAGAAGCGCGCCCGGGTGGAAGGGCTGTTCGAGCGCCACGGCCAGAAGATTGTCTGCATCGCCCGCTTCATGCCGGGCGTGCGCGCGGTGACGTACTTCACCGCGGGCTCGGTGGGCATGTCCTACTGGCGCTTCATCTTCTGGGACGGCCTGGCCGCGCTCCTGTCCGCGCCCGTGTTCGTCTGGCTCGGCTTCCACTTCGGAAGCGAGCTGGACATGCTCATCGACAAGTTCAAGGAGGGCCAGTACGCCGTCATGGGCGTCCTCCTGGTGGCCGTCGTCGGCTACTTCCTGTGGCGGCGCCGTCGCAACGCCGCGACGAAGCAGGCCTCGACGGAGTCCTCCTCCGTGTCGTCTCCGTCGCTGCCGGCCAATGACTCGGCCTCGCCGTCCGGCGGAGCGCGCAACACCGTGAAGGGCGGCTCCGAGTCCCTGTTCACGGTCGCCGCGACGCCTCCCGAGAAGGCGCCCGTGACGGACCCTTCCCGCGAGCTGATGAAGCACTGA